The following proteins come from a genomic window of Chryseobacterium glaciei:
- the atpD gene encoding F0F1 ATP synthase subunit beta has protein sequence MANQIKGKISQIIGPVIDVVFKDVEAIPSIYDALEITKGNGEKVVLEVEQHIGEDTVRCIAMDATDGLQRGQDVIGYGNPITMPIGEAVNGRLFNVVGDAIDGLQNISKEGGLPIHRPAPKFDQLSTSAEVLFTGIKVIDLVEPYAKGGKIGLFGGAGVGKTVLIQELINNIAKGHGGLSVFAGVGERTREGNDLLREMLESGIIKYGDAFMESMEHGGWDLSKVDLEVMKESKAAFVFGQMNEPPGARARVALSGLTLAEYYRDGGESGQGRDVLFFVDNIFRFTQAGSEVSALLGRMPSAVGYQPTLASEMGAMQERITSTKNGSITSVQAVYVPADDLTDPAPATTFAHLDATTVLDRKIASLGIYPAVDPLASTSRILAPEIIGEEHYNCAQRVKEILQRYKALQDIIAILGMEELSEEDKSVVYRARKVQRFLSQPFHVAEQFTGLKGSLVDIKDTIKGFTMIMDGELDHLPEAAFNLKGTIEEAIAAGQKMLADNA, from the coding sequence ATGGCAAACCAAATTAAAGGAAAAATTTCTCAAATTATTGGTCCTGTAATCGACGTAGTATTTAAAGATGTGGAAGCAATTCCAAGTATTTATGATGCATTGGAAATTACAAAAGGAAACGGTGAAAAAGTAGTCTTAGAGGTAGAACAACATATTGGTGAAGATACTGTAAGATGTATCGCAATGGATGCTACAGACGGTCTTCAAAGAGGGCAGGATGTGATCGGATACGGAAATCCTATTACTATGCCAATCGGTGAAGCTGTGAACGGAAGACTATTCAACGTTGTTGGTGATGCTATCGACGGGCTTCAAAATATTTCTAAGGAAGGTGGTCTTCCAATTCACAGACCAGCTCCAAAATTTGATCAACTTTCAACTTCTGCAGAAGTTTTATTCACAGGTATTAAAGTAATCGACTTAGTTGAGCCTTACGCAAAAGGGGGTAAAATTGGTTTGTTCGGTGGTGCCGGTGTAGGTAAAACAGTATTGATCCAGGAGTTGATTAACAATATTGCAAAAGGACACGGAGGTCTTTCTGTTTTCGCCGGAGTAGGTGAAAGAACGAGAGAAGGAAATGACCTTTTGAGAGAGATGCTAGAATCAGGAATCATCAAGTATGGTGACGCATTCATGGAGTCTATGGAACACGGTGGTTGGGATCTTTCTAAAGTTGACCTTGAGGTTATGAAAGAATCTAAAGCTGCATTCGTTTTCGGACAAATGAACGAGCCACCAGGAGCAAGAGCTAGAGTAGCACTTTCTGGTCTTACATTAGCTGAGTACTACAGAGATGGTGGTGAAAGCGGACAAGGTAGAGACGTACTTTTCTTCGTAGACAACATCTTCCGTTTTACACAAGCTGGTTCTGAGGTATCTGCACTTCTTGGTCGTATGCCATCTGCGGTAGGTTACCAACCAACATTGGCATCTGAAATGGGTGCGATGCAGGAAAGAATTACTTCAACTAAAAATGGTTCAATTACTTCAGTACAGGCGGTTTACGTACCTGCGGATGATTTAACTGACCCGGCTCCGGCAACAACGTTTGCTCACTTAGATGCAACGACAGTATTAGATAGAAAAATTGCTTCATTGGGTATTTATCCAGCAGTAGATCCATTGGCTTCAACGTCAAGAATCTTGGCTCCGGAAATTATCGGTGAAGAGCATTATAACTGTGCTCAGAGAGTAAAAGAAATTCTTCAAAGATACAAAGCGCTTCAAGATATTATCGCGATCCTTGGTATGGAAGAACTTTCTGAAGAAGATAAATCTGTTGTTTACCGTGCTAGAAAAGTTCAGAGATTCTTATCTCAGCCTTTCCACGTAGCTGAACAGTTTACAGGTCTTAAAGGATCATTGGTAGATATCAAAGATACTATCAAAGGATTTACGATGATTATGGACGGTGAACTAGATCACTTACCAGAAGCTGCTTTCAACTTGAAAGGAACTATCGAAGAAGCTATCGCAGCAGGACAAAAAATGTTAGCTGATAACGCTTAA